The genomic interval TGAAGTCATTGCGGATCGGCTAGTATTGTTTCGCACTTTTCTGCGGCATGATGCTGAACGCTTAAGCCATCATATTTATAAGTTGGTAGAGAACTGGATGTTACGAAAGAGGTGATACACAATGTCATTTGCGGCCCAAACAAAGAAAGAGCTGACATTAATTGAAGCGGACAGCTGCTGTGAGATAGCGGAGCTATCTGCACTCATACGGATGAATGGTTCGGTTAGCGTATCTAGCCGCAAAGTCGTTTTGGACATCTCAACGGAAAATGCCGCGATTGCCAGAAGGATTTATTCCCTGCTCAAAAAACATTATGATGTGCATGTAGAACTGCTTGTCCGTAAAAAGATGAGATTGAAAAAAAACAACGTGTATATTGTCCGTATACCGGCTAGAGTTCAGGAAATATTAAGCGAGCTCAAAATTGTATCGGAAGGCTTTATGTTCAATTTAGGCATCGATAAGGAAATCATTCGCAAGCCTTGCTGCAAACGCTCCTATCTACGGGGTGCGTTTCTTGCTGGCGGATCGGTTAACAATCCAGAAGGTTCATCTTATCATTTGGAAATCTCTTCGATGTACCAAGAGCATTGTGAGTCTTTAGTTGACCTTGCGAACAAATTTGATCTTAACGCGAGATGCATTGAACGAAAAAAGGGATTTATCTTCTACATCAAAGAGGGCGAGAAAATAATCGAGCTCCTCAATATTGTTGGTGCGCACCAAGCTCTGTTCAAGTTTGAAGATGTTCGAATCATGCGCGACATGCGCAATTCAGTAAACCGGATCGTAAACTGCGAAACGGCCAATCTAAATAAAACGATCGGTGCAGCTGTTCGTCAGATCGAGAACATTAAGCTGCTTCAACGTGAAGTAGGACTGGATAGCTTGCCTGATAAGCTGAAGGAAGTAGCTGAGATAAGGCTTCAGCATCCGGATATGAATTTGACAGAGGTCGGCGAAATGCTCGGAGGAAAGGTCAGTAAGTCAGGCGTAAACCATCGTTTGCGCAAAATCGACGCACTTGCGGAAAAAATCCGTGGTGTCTGAACTTTTATCCTAGTGCATCAGCTGGTATAATGATATAATAATTTAAAATGACGCAATTTTTAAAGATAAGAATAAGCAGCATTGATACTTACACATCTTATCTTTGTCCGGAAACGAGCTTTTGCAGCCAGAAGACGGCAAACAGAGCCGTATAAGCTTTTGCCGCATGCTA from Paenibacillus sp. FSL K6-3182 carries:
- the whiA gene encoding DNA-binding protein WhiA, producing MSFAAQTKKELTLIEADSCCEIAELSALIRMNGSVSVSSRKVVLDISTENAAIARRIYSLLKKHYDVHVELLVRKKMRLKKNNVYIVRIPARVQEILSELKIVSEGFMFNLGIDKEIIRKPCCKRSYLRGAFLAGGSVNNPEGSSYHLEISSMYQEHCESLVDLANKFDLNARCIERKKGFIFYIKEGEKIIELLNIVGAHQALFKFEDVRIMRDMRNSVNRIVNCETANLNKTIGAAVRQIENIKLLQREVGLDSLPDKLKEVAEIRLQHPDMNLTEVGEMLGGKVSKSGVNHRLRKIDALAEKIRGV